A DNA window from Streptomyces canus contains the following coding sequences:
- a CDS encoding vWA domain-containing protein produces the protein MSTKTPGEGGHLDRDKLFAARLHAARARPYLATALFALHTVESKQVPTMAVDRHWRCYVSPAFVDRMPVEELAGVWVHEVSHLLRDHHGRGDRVARERGLTGVGDRLRMNIAADCEINDDVYGDGLVAPKGAVRPWRLRLPEGQLMEEYLSGISFGPLTLDLAWLDCGSGADGLEREWDLGPDGADSLSEQERDAVRFRVAQGIKAHPGDTPQGWRRWAEEAFHPPQPWRDLLGAALRSAVSGSGAGDDYSYGRPSRRSAGVPGAVLPSLRRRPPRVCVIIDTSGSVSDGELGSALLEVAAISHAVGGRRDLVNVLSCDAAAGVVRPLCRAEGIPLVGGGGTDLRTGFEKALRSRPRPDVVVALTDGQTPWPSARPSCRTVIGLFPRPGRSRARRENNPEYVPDSPPAWARVVEIGSANGAR, from the coding sequence ATGAGCACGAAGACCCCCGGAGAGGGGGGACATCTGGACCGCGACAAACTCTTCGCCGCCCGTCTCCACGCCGCCCGGGCCCGCCCCTATCTGGCCACCGCGCTGTTCGCCCTGCACACCGTCGAGTCGAAGCAGGTGCCGACGATGGCCGTCGACCGGCACTGGCGGTGCTATGTCTCACCGGCGTTCGTGGACCGCATGCCGGTGGAGGAGCTGGCGGGCGTGTGGGTGCACGAGGTGTCCCACCTGCTGCGCGACCACCACGGGCGCGGTGACCGGGTCGCCCGTGAGCGCGGGCTGACCGGTGTCGGAGACCGGCTGCGGATGAACATCGCCGCGGACTGCGAGATCAACGACGACGTGTACGGCGACGGACTGGTCGCGCCCAAGGGCGCCGTGCGGCCCTGGCGGTTGAGGCTGCCCGAGGGACAGCTGATGGAGGAGTACCTGAGCGGGATCAGCTTCGGGCCCCTCACTCTTGACCTGGCCTGGCTGGACTGCGGCAGCGGTGCCGACGGCCTGGAACGCGAGTGGGACCTGGGCCCCGACGGGGCGGACAGTCTGAGCGAGCAGGAGCGGGACGCGGTCCGCTTCCGGGTGGCGCAGGGCATCAAGGCGCATCCGGGGGACACCCCGCAGGGCTGGCGGCGGTGGGCGGAGGAGGCGTTCCATCCGCCGCAGCCGTGGCGGGACCTGCTGGGCGCGGCACTTCGTTCGGCGGTCTCCGGCTCCGGCGCGGGCGACGACTACAGCTACGGCCGTCCGTCGCGGCGCTCGGCGGGGGTGCCCGGCGCGGTGCTGCCGAGCCTGCGGCGCCGGCCGCCACGGGTCTGCGTGATCATCGACACCTCCGGCTCGGTCAGCGACGGCGAGCTGGGCAGCGCGCTCCTGGAGGTTGCCGCGATCTCCCACGCCGTGGGCGGCCGACGTGATCTGGTCAACGTGCTGTCGTGCGACGCGGCGGCCGGGGTCGTGCGTCCGCTGTGCCGGGCCGAGGGCATCCCGCTGGTCGGCGGCGGGGGGACGGATCTGCGCACGGGCTTCGAGAAGGCGCTGCGCTCGCGGCCCCGTCCGGACGTCGTCGTGGCCCTGACCGACGGGCAGACGCCCTGGCCGAGCGCGCGGCCCTCATGCCGTACCGTCATCGGTCTGTTCCCCCGGCCGGGCAGGAGCCGGGCACGACGCGAGAACAATCCCGAGTACGTGCCGGACTCACCGCCCGCCTGGGCCCGCGTGGTGGAGATCGGCTCGGCAAACGGAGCTCGGTGA
- a CDS encoding amidohydrolase family protein yields the protein MTNVDVHQHLWSPALVTALRARREPPYLDGWTLYLDGEPPYGLPPADHDAARRAELAATDGLGLALVSLSAPIGVEWLPAAEARPLLDAYHEGAAALPAPFGAWAAACVRDVDAKATADYLDQGFAGLQLPADALADAAGYARCAPLLELLEERDLPLFVHPGPAAGGSEGPGWWPAMVPYVQQMHAAWFAFRAYGRPRHPRLRVCFALLAGLAPLHGERFAARGDGRTEPDPLVFVETSSYGPRAVESVVRALGVDAVVQGSDRPYAEPPQHPGHGLGGAAAYAFRIANPRRLLTGKE from the coding sequence ATGACCAATGTCGACGTGCACCAGCATCTGTGGAGCCCGGCGCTGGTGACGGCCTTGAGGGCGCGCCGCGAGCCGCCGTACCTGGACGGCTGGACGCTGTATCTGGACGGTGAGCCGCCCTACGGCCTCCCGCCCGCCGACCACGACGCGGCCCGGCGCGCGGAACTCGCCGCCACCGACGGCCTCGGCCTCGCGCTCGTCTCCCTCTCGGCGCCGATCGGCGTGGAGTGGCTGCCCGCGGCCGAGGCACGGCCGCTGCTGGACGCCTATCACGAGGGCGCGGCCGCGCTCCCCGCGCCGTTCGGGGCGTGGGCCGCCGCCTGTGTGCGGGACGTCGACGCCAAGGCGACGGCGGACTACCTCGACCAGGGGTTCGCCGGCCTCCAGCTGCCCGCCGACGCCCTTGCGGACGCGGCCGGTTACGCCCGGTGCGCCCCGCTGCTCGAGCTGCTCGAAGAACGCGACCTCCCGCTGTTCGTGCACCCGGGGCCCGCGGCCGGTGGCTCCGAGGGGCCCGGGTGGTGGCCCGCGATGGTCCCCTACGTCCAGCAGATGCACGCCGCCTGGTTCGCCTTCCGTGCCTACGGCCGCCCCCGCCATCCGCGGCTGCGGGTCTGCTTCGCACTGCTGGCCGGACTCGCCCCGCTGCACGGGGAGCGGTTCGCCGCGCGCGGGGACGGCAGGACGGAGCCGGACCCGCTGGTGTTCGTCGAGACGTCCTCGTACGGGCCGCGTGCCGTCGAGTCCGTCGTGCGTGCGCTGGGCGTGGACGCCGTGGTCCAGGGTTCGGACCGGCCGTACGCGGAGCCGCCGCAGCACCCCGGCCACGGGCTCGGCGGAGCGGCGGCCTACGCCTTCCGTATCGCCAACCCCCGAAGACTGCTCACCGGGAAGGAGTGA
- a CDS encoding GNAT family N-acetyltransferase, which produces MGQGTGNSTAVRQAVEYDLVELVRLQALRSGDLDGNALDSLAVALWEQLTADDVRVLVVDAEDEGLAACGIGAIDRRPPRPGSRGGRTGHVIGVVTDPDHRRHGHSRTVIGGLLAWFRDHDVSRVELRAPIENAPLHRAVTPSR; this is translated from the coding sequence ATGGGACAAGGCACCGGAAACTCAACGGCCGTACGGCAGGCGGTGGAGTACGACCTGGTGGAGCTGGTACGTCTGCAGGCTCTGCGCTCCGGGGATCTCGACGGCAACGCGCTGGACTCACTGGCCGTGGCGCTGTGGGAGCAGCTCACCGCGGACGACGTGCGCGTCCTGGTGGTGGACGCCGAGGACGAGGGGCTCGCCGCCTGTGGCATCGGCGCCATCGACCGACGCCCGCCCCGACCGGGCTCGCGCGGCGGCCGGACCGGGCACGTCATCGGAGTCGTCACCGATCCGGACCACCGGCGGCACGGCCACAGCCGTACGGTCATCGGCGGCCTGCTCGCCTGGTTCCGGGACCACGACGTCTCCCGGGTGGAACTGCGCGCTCCCATCGAGAACGCGCCCCTTCACCGCGCGGTCACTCCTTCCCGGTGA
- a CDS encoding CGNR zinc finger domain-containing protein: protein MHLNPYGEDPVKLAADLANRRPADVTELADRCLAAGVVLDGPVTPRDLVRTGEVLDAWEKVVDATDEEERAELLNRMLATAAAYPRMTNHVGTGWHLHYRDEGQSLGDVLYSLISVGTALHLAGRGMHRLRRCEVTECATIFADTSRTGRQRYCSPRCANRDAVRRHRARTASSD, encoded by the coding sequence GTGCATCTCAACCCTTACGGCGAGGATCCCGTGAAGCTGGCCGCGGATCTGGCCAACCGGCGCCCGGCCGACGTCACGGAGCTCGCGGACCGTTGCCTCGCCGCCGGGGTGGTGCTGGACGGCCCGGTCACCCCGAGGGACCTGGTCCGCACCGGGGAGGTGCTGGACGCGTGGGAGAAGGTGGTCGACGCCACGGACGAGGAGGAGCGCGCCGAGCTGCTCAACCGCATGCTGGCGACGGCCGCCGCGTATCCGCGGATGACCAACCATGTGGGCACCGGCTGGCATCTGCACTACCGCGACGAGGGCCAGTCGCTCGGCGACGTGCTGTACTCCCTGATCTCCGTGGGCACCGCCCTGCACCTGGCGGGACGCGGCATGCACCGCCTGCGGCGCTGCGAGGTGACGGAGTGCGCCACGATCTTCGCCGACACCTCCCGCACCGGCCGGCAGCGGTACTGCTCCCCCCGCTGCGCCAACCGGGACGCGGTCCGCCGCCACCGGGCCCGCACCGCGTCCTCGGACTAG
- a CDS encoding metal ABC transporter solute-binding protein, Zn/Mn family gives MSTSPSSRRLVLLVGASVTLLAGCGSSSDSGSDGSASAAPAASSKVAVVASTNVYGDIVSRIGADKVSVTSVISDPDQDPHSYEASTQNQLALSKAKVVVENGGGYDDFVDRMLKSAGNSSAEVINAVKVSGRTAPQGGELNEHVWYDFPTVAKIADRIAAALGKADPANAATYTKNADAFRADLKPLEAKEAQIKKEHGGEAIAITEPVPLYMTGASGLVDKTPTEFSEAIEEGDDVSPKVLQETLALFTDKQVEALVYNAQTSGPQTEKSEQAAKAAGIPVVPVTETLPSGKNYLAWMTGNVDALANALAK, from the coding sequence ATGTCCACGTCCCCGTCGTCCCGCCGCCTGGTGCTGCTCGTCGGCGCCTCCGTCACCCTGTTGGCAGGCTGCGGCAGCTCCTCGGACTCCGGGAGCGACGGGAGCGCCTCGGCGGCCCCGGCCGCCTCGTCCAAGGTCGCCGTCGTCGCCTCCACCAACGTGTACGGCGACATCGTCTCGCGCATAGGCGCCGACAAGGTCTCCGTCACCTCGGTCATCAGCGACCCCGACCAGGACCCGCACTCCTACGAGGCCAGCACCCAGAACCAGCTGGCCCTGTCGAAGGCGAAGGTCGTCGTCGAGAACGGCGGCGGCTACGACGACTTCGTGGACCGGATGCTCAAGAGCGCCGGCAACTCCTCCGCCGAGGTGATCAACGCGGTGAAGGTCTCCGGCAGGACCGCTCCCCAGGGCGGCGAGCTCAACGAGCACGTCTGGTACGACTTCCCCACGGTCGCGAAGATCGCCGACCGCATCGCCGCCGCCCTCGGCAAGGCCGATCCCGCGAACGCCGCGACGTACACGAAGAACGCCGACGCCTTCAGGGCCGACCTGAAGCCGCTGGAGGCCAAGGAGGCGCAGATCAAGAAGGAGCACGGCGGCGAGGCGATCGCCATCACCGAGCCCGTGCCGCTGTACATGACCGGAGCGAGCGGGTTGGTCGACAAGACGCCCACGGAGTTCAGCGAGGCCATCGAGGAGGGCGACGACGTCTCCCCCAAGGTCCTTCAGGAGACCCTCGCCCTGTTCACCGACAAGCAGGTCGAGGCGCTGGTCTACAACGCGCAGACCTCCGGCCCGCAGACCGAGAAGTCCGAGCAGGCGGCCAAGGCGGCCGGCATCCCCGTGGTCCCGGTGACGGAGACCCTGCCGAGCGGCAAGAACTACCTCGCGTGGATGACCGGCAACGTCGACGCGCTCGCGAACGCACTGGCCAAGTGA
- a CDS encoding metal ABC transporter ATP-binding protein, with protein sequence MSTVISLRGAGLSYGPRTVWSDLELDVPPGEFLAVLGPNGAGKTSFVRALLGRQPLSAGELTVLGRSPREAARHIGYVPQQPALSAQAMLRARDLVRFGIDGHRFGPRLRTAAVRKRVEEILASVGASAYADVPLGLLSGGERQRVRVGQALATDPRILLCDEPLLSLDLHHQRAVTELVDARRRSHGTAVVFVTHEINPVLGLVDRVLYLAPGGHHVGTPDEVLTSASLSRLYGTRVDVVHVHGRVVVVGAHDDHAHQVPEEVRP encoded by the coding sequence GTGAGCACGGTCATCAGCCTGCGCGGGGCCGGTCTCTCCTACGGTCCGCGCACGGTCTGGAGCGACCTCGAACTGGACGTACCCCCAGGGGAGTTCCTCGCCGTGCTGGGCCCGAACGGAGCGGGCAAGACCAGCTTCGTGCGGGCCCTGCTCGGCCGGCAGCCGCTGTCCGCAGGGGAGTTGACGGTCCTCGGCCGCTCTCCCCGCGAGGCCGCCCGGCACATCGGTTACGTCCCCCAGCAGCCAGCCCTGTCCGCGCAGGCGATGCTGCGCGCCCGTGACCTCGTGCGCTTCGGCATCGACGGCCACCGCTTCGGGCCGCGCCTGCGAACAGCCGCCGTACGCAAGCGTGTTGAGGAGATCCTCGCGTCGGTGGGTGCCTCGGCGTATGCCGACGTCCCGCTCGGCCTGCTGTCCGGCGGCGAGCGTCAACGCGTCCGCGTCGGGCAGGCCCTCGCGACCGATCCCCGCATCCTGCTGTGCGACGAGCCGTTGCTCTCCCTGGACCTCCACCACCAGCGCGCGGTCACCGAGTTGGTGGACGCCCGCCGCCGTTCCCACGGCACGGCGGTGGTGTTCGTGACCCACGAGATCAACCCGGTGCTCGGTCTGGTGGACCGGGTGCTGTACCTGGCACCGGGCGGCCACCACGTGGGCACCCCCGACGAGGTCCTCACCTCCGCGTCGCTGTCCCGGCTGTACGGCACCCGGGTCGACGTCGTCCATGTGCACGGCCGGGTCGTGGTGGTCGGCGCCCACGATGACCACGCGCACCAGGTGCCCGAGGAGGTCCGTCCATGA
- a CDS encoding metal ABC transporter permease: MSVWHELFTFENYGELLVLVRNSLIAGAALGLVGGLAGVFVAMRDLPFAVHGISELSFAGASGALLLGMNIVAGSITGSLLAAGAIGLLGTRARDRNSVIGILMPFGLGLGVLFLALYKGRAANKFGLLTGQIVAVDTPQTTWLLVTSAVVLIALAVMWRPLAFASADPDVAEARGVPVRGLSFAFMIVLGLAVALSVQVVGALLVLSLLITPAAAAARVTASPVLLPLLSVVFAMASIEGGILLALGSSIPISPYVTTISFVLYVVCAAVGRYRTRHWGARRTAPA; this comes from the coding sequence ATGAGTGTCTGGCACGAGCTGTTCACCTTCGAGAACTACGGCGAACTCCTCGTCCTGGTCCGCAACTCGCTCATCGCCGGCGCGGCCCTGGGCCTGGTCGGCGGCCTGGCCGGGGTGTTCGTCGCGATGCGCGACCTGCCCTTCGCCGTGCACGGCATCAGCGAACTGTCCTTCGCCGGCGCCTCCGGAGCGCTTCTGCTGGGCATGAACATCGTGGCGGGCTCGATCACCGGATCCCTCCTGGCGGCGGGCGCGATCGGCCTGCTCGGCACGCGCGCGCGTGACCGCAACTCCGTGATCGGCATCCTGATGCCGTTCGGACTGGGCCTCGGAGTGCTCTTCCTCGCCCTCTACAAGGGGCGGGCGGCGAACAAGTTCGGCCTGCTCACCGGACAGATCGTCGCGGTGGACACCCCGCAGACGACCTGGCTGCTCGTCACCTCCGCGGTGGTCCTGATCGCCCTCGCGGTGATGTGGCGCCCGCTCGCCTTCGCCAGCGCCGACCCCGACGTGGCCGAGGCCCGCGGGGTCCCGGTGCGCGGGCTCTCCTTCGCCTTCATGATCGTGCTCGGCCTGGCGGTCGCCCTGTCCGTGCAGGTGGTGGGCGCCCTGCTGGTGCTCTCCCTGCTGATCACTCCGGCCGCGGCCGCCGCCCGCGTCACCGCGTCACCGGTCCTGCTGCCGCTGCTCAGCGTGGTCTTCGCCATGGCGTCGATCGAGGGCGGCATTCTGCTGGCCCTGGGGAGCAGCATTCCGATCAGCCCGTACGTCACGACGATCTCGTTCGTCCTCTACGTCGTCTGTGCCGCGGTCGGCAGATACCGGACCCGGCACTGGGGCGCCCGGCGTACGGCCCCGGCCTGA
- a CDS encoding AraC family transcriptional regulator, whose translation MTQHVDLTLDLPPHVENAGVGVHGFAGPHDVFRLPRLWQLHLYGYSGTLELGGSRHPIRPGHVSLVPPGAEVHFHYDATRCEHLYAHFRLPGVGERRRVPVMQDAGADAAVLTGLLRQTVAASAQSSARASAELWTVLWRTTGLTAAGENRPGSRHPALRTAVAHIEEHLAEPLSVPGIARAAGVSHTHLTRLFREGTGHTVVAYIRRRRTERARHLLIASTLAIPAIAATVGIPDLQAFNKACRKELGASPRAVREGYGQGVVQAGAVRRAPQCRVRYLPTAAQTT comes from the coding sequence ATGACCCAGCACGTCGACCTCACCCTCGACCTGCCGCCCCACGTGGAGAACGCGGGCGTCGGTGTGCACGGCTTCGCGGGCCCGCACGACGTGTTCCGGCTGCCACGGCTGTGGCAGCTCCATCTCTACGGCTACTCCGGCACCCTCGAGTTGGGCGGCTCCCGGCACCCGATCCGCCCGGGGCATGTGAGCCTCGTCCCGCCCGGCGCCGAGGTGCACTTCCACTACGACGCCACACGCTGCGAGCACCTGTACGCCCACTTCCGGCTGCCGGGCGTCGGCGAGCGGCGCCGGGTCCCGGTGATGCAGGACGCCGGCGCGGACGCGGCGGTGCTGACCGGGCTGCTGCGGCAGACGGTCGCCGCGAGCGCGCAGTCCTCGGCACGGGCCTCCGCCGAGCTGTGGACGGTGCTGTGGCGTACGACCGGTCTGACCGCCGCCGGCGAGAACCGTCCCGGCTCCCGGCACCCCGCCCTGCGGACGGCCGTCGCCCACATCGAGGAGCATCTGGCCGAGCCTCTGAGCGTCCCCGGCATCGCCCGCGCCGCCGGGGTCTCGCACACCCATCTGACCCGGCTGTTCCGCGAGGGCACCGGACACACGGTCGTCGCCTACATCCGGCGCCGTCGCACGGAACGCGCCCGGCATCTGCTCATCGCCTCCACGCTGGCCATCCCGGCGATCGCGGCGACCGTCGGCATCCCTGACCTGCAGGCCTTCAACAAGGCCTGCCGCAAGGAGCTGGGCGCGTCGCCGAGGGCCGTACGGGAGGGGTACGGACAGGGCGTGGTTCAGGCCGGGGCCGTACGCCGGGCGCCCCAGTGCCGGGTCCGGTATCTGCCGACCGCGGCACAGACGACGTAG
- a CDS encoding phytanoyl-CoA dioxygenase family protein: MSTTRQLLSSAQVARFVAHGFLRLDGIVPREMNEEALGVFAAGLPSVPYGTPVPKAFLDGSFARRLVELPAVAGALESLVGPDPTVDHHFVHTREPREGSAQPLHADAVIDLRSDAFDVQLMYYPQEVTTEMGGTLIVPGSHLRRTNESDTGRYQNLRGQTRLTCPAGTVALLHHGIWHGGRRNDSDIVRHMYKIRFNPTVPQVRLWDTADLDTPAVREELGRGFPWYEQATGRLEILNRIRLWRALTGDPAFDIEYWATRITNRPAAQRSEA, translated from the coding sequence ATGTCAACCACACGACAGCTGCTGAGCTCCGCCCAGGTGGCGCGGTTCGTGGCCCACGGTTTCCTGCGCCTGGACGGCATCGTGCCCCGGGAGATGAACGAGGAGGCGCTCGGTGTCTTCGCCGCCGGGCTGCCCTCCGTGCCGTACGGCACTCCTGTGCCGAAGGCGTTCCTCGACGGCTCCTTCGCCCGTCGGCTCGTCGAACTGCCCGCCGTCGCGGGGGCGTTGGAGAGTCTGGTGGGCCCGGATCCGACCGTCGACCACCACTTCGTGCACACCCGGGAGCCGCGCGAGGGCAGCGCGCAGCCGCTGCACGCCGACGCCGTCATCGATCTGCGGTCCGACGCCTTCGACGTCCAGCTCATGTACTACCCGCAGGAGGTCACCACGGAGATGGGCGGCACGCTCATCGTCCCCGGCAGCCATCTGCGCCGCACCAACGAATCCGACACCGGCCGCTACCAGAACCTGCGCGGCCAGACCCGGCTGACCTGCCCGGCCGGCACGGTCGCGCTGCTGCACCACGGGATCTGGCACGGCGGACGGCGCAACGACAGCGACATCGTCCGCCACATGTACAAGATCCGCTTCAACCCGACCGTGCCCCAGGTGCGGCTGTGGGACACGGCGGACCTGGACACGCCTGCCGTCCGGGAGGAACTGGGGCGCGGTTTCCCCTGGTACGAGCAGGCCACCGGCCGGCTGGAGATCCTCAACCGGATCAGGCTGTGGCGGGCCCTGACCGGCGATCCCGCGTTCGACATCGAGTACTGGGCCACCCGCATCACCAACCGGCCCGCCGCACAGAGGAGCGAGGCGTGA